A genomic window from Oceanobacillus timonensis includes:
- a CDS encoding acyl-CoA dehydrogenase family protein, producing the protein MDFDLTKEQKMIQRMVSDFAEKTIRPRAVEIDVNAAFPKDIFQDMGALGLLGIPFPESYGGSGGDTISYAVAVEEIGKRCGSTGLSYAAAVSLGASPIYYFGTEEQKQTFLKPIAEGNTLGAFGLTEPNAGSDSGGTKTTAKRDGDEYVIQGEKCFITNASFAEFIIVTAVTKKDADNKNKISAIIVPTDSEGLTIRSDYDKMGVRGSDTAEIVLDNVRVPKENLLGTEHQGHQQFLKTLDGGRISIAALAVGIAQAALDRSLQYAKERKQFGKAISSFQAIQFKLADMAMEIELARNMVYKAAWLKDQGRNFSKEAAYAKLYATEMAFRAANQAIQIHGGYGYMREYEVERLLRDAKLLEIGEGTSEIQRLVIARQLGC; encoded by the coding sequence ATGGATTTTGATTTAACAAAAGAACAAAAAATGATTCAGCGGATGGTTTCGGACTTTGCAGAAAAAACAATCCGGCCAAGAGCAGTAGAAATCGATGTTAATGCAGCTTTTCCAAAAGACATCTTTCAAGACATGGGAGCGCTCGGTTTATTAGGAATTCCTTTCCCTGAAAGTTACGGCGGCTCAGGCGGTGATACCATTTCATATGCTGTTGCTGTTGAAGAAATCGGGAAGCGCTGCGGAAGTACTGGACTAAGCTATGCAGCGGCAGTGTCTTTAGGTGCGAGTCCTATATATTATTTTGGAACGGAAGAGCAGAAGCAAACGTTTTTAAAACCAATTGCTGAAGGAAACACTTTGGGTGCTTTTGGTTTAACAGAGCCTAATGCGGGGTCCGATTCCGGGGGGACGAAAACAACCGCAAAACGAGATGGAGATGAATATGTTATTCAGGGAGAAAAATGTTTCATTACCAATGCCAGTTTTGCGGAATTTATTATTGTAACAGCAGTTACTAAAAAAGATGCAGATAATAAGAATAAGATTTCTGCCATTATTGTGCCGACAGATTCGGAAGGACTGACCATTCGCAGTGATTATGACAAAATGGGAGTCCGTGGATCAGATACGGCAGAAATTGTTTTAGATAATGTTCGTGTCCCTAAAGAAAACCTCTTAGGTACAGAACATCAAGGGCATCAACAATTTTTGAAAACATTAGATGGCGGAAGAATTTCCATTGCGGCATTAGCTGTCGGTATTGCGCAGGCTGCCTTAGACCGTTCTTTGCAGTACGCCAAAGAGCGGAAGCAATTCGGAAAAGCGATCTCCAGTTTTCAGGCGATTCAATTTAAATTAGCGGACATGGCGATGGAAATTGAACTGGCACGTAACATGGTTTATAAAGCAGCCTGGTTAAAGGATCAAGGCAGAAATTTTTCCAAAGAAGCAGCTTACGCTAAATTATATGCAACGGAAATGGCATTTCGTGCGGCAAATCAAGCGATTCAAATTCATGGCGGTTACGGATACATGCGGGAATATGAAGTGGAAAGGCTGCTGAGAGATGCGAAGTTATTAGAAATTGGTGAAGGGACATCGGAGATTCAGCGGCTGGTTATTGCCAGACAGCTGGGATGCTAG
- the parC gene encoding DNA topoisomerase IV subunit A, protein MDQTEKYLDLPLEEVIGDRFGRYSKYIIQDRALPDARDGMKPVQRRILYAMHTERNTHDKNFRKAAKTVGTVIGNYHPHGDSSVYEAMVRLSQNWKVRNRLIEMHGNNGSIDGDPPAAMRYTEARLSPIASELLRDIDKETVEYIPNFDETTDEPVVLPAKFPNLLVNGSTGISAGYATDIPPHNLAEVIDAVIMRMDKPTSSVDDLMHVLKGPDFPTGGIIQGVEGIKKAYETGKGKVVVRGKAAIETLKGNREQIVVTEVPFEVNKATMVKKMDELRIDRKVEGIAEVRDETDRTGLRIVVELKKDANSEGILNFLYKNTDLQITYHFNMVAIKDKTPTLLSLPQLLDAYISHQREVVTNQTRFDLNKAKKRAHIVEGLIKAISILDELIATIRASKDKADAKRQIMDKYDFTEPQAEAIVTLQLYRLTNTDVVQLEEEASELREQMEKLSGILDSEKKLLQTIKNDLRQIKKKFADNRRTHIEDKVEELKINIEVTVASEDVLVSVTRDGYVKRTSLRSYAASNNEHLPLKDDDHPISLLEVNTTDDIMLFTTKGRYILCAVHELPDIRWKDMGQHISHIVPLEKEEHLLKVIPVRDFKEEQGYLMFFTKNGMVKRSEFQLYEAQRRGKALIALNLKNDDELVHVTRTDGQKDLFITTNKGFGLWYEENEVSIVGQRAAGVKSIALKDDDFVVNGQVFGPEAPKDLFIITQRGASKRMKLKSFEKSSRAKRGLTMLKELKKKPHRIQGFFMVDKQDMICYETKNGDTQKVNPLEFSASDRYGNGSFMFDADQTGEVIEVYKETVYEKPFEANEEES, encoded by the coding sequence TTGGATCAAACAGAGAAATATTTAGATCTTCCTTTAGAAGAAGTTATAGGGGACCGTTTTGGGAGATATAGTAAATATATTATTCAGGACCGGGCACTGCCGGATGCCAGAGATGGTATGAAACCAGTACAACGGCGTATTCTTTATGCTATGCATACAGAGCGAAATACCCATGATAAGAATTTTAGAAAAGCGGCGAAAACAGTTGGAACCGTTATTGGTAACTACCATCCGCATGGAGATTCTTCTGTATACGAGGCAATGGTCCGTTTAAGCCAGAATTGGAAAGTGCGTAATAGACTGATTGAGATGCACGGAAATAATGGCAGTATCGACGGTGATCCTCCTGCAGCTATGCGTTATACAGAGGCGAGGCTATCCCCGATTGCATCAGAACTTCTTCGGGATATTGACAAAGAGACCGTTGAATACATTCCTAACTTCGATGAAACAACCGATGAACCTGTTGTTTTGCCGGCGAAATTTCCGAATCTCTTAGTGAATGGCTCTACAGGTATTTCTGCAGGATATGCAACGGATATTCCTCCTCATAATCTGGCGGAAGTCATCGATGCAGTCATCATGCGGATGGATAAACCGACATCGAGTGTCGATGATTTAATGCATGTGTTGAAAGGACCTGACTTCCCGACTGGTGGCATTATCCAAGGGGTCGAAGGTATTAAGAAGGCATATGAGACAGGCAAAGGAAAAGTTGTCGTCCGCGGAAAAGCAGCGATTGAAACGTTAAAAGGTAACCGGGAACAAATTGTTGTGACAGAAGTACCTTTTGAAGTAAATAAAGCCACCATGGTGAAGAAGATGGATGAACTCCGCATTGACAGGAAGGTGGAGGGCATTGCAGAAGTGCGCGATGAGACAGACCGGACAGGGCTCCGTATTGTTGTTGAACTGAAGAAAGACGCGAACAGTGAAGGCATCTTAAATTTCTTATATAAAAACACAGACCTGCAGATTACGTACCATTTCAATATGGTGGCTATTAAAGATAAAACACCGACGCTTTTATCGCTGCCGCAGCTTCTTGATGCGTATATCAGCCACCAGCGCGAAGTTGTAACCAACCAGACGCGGTTTGATTTAAATAAGGCGAAGAAAAGAGCCCATATTGTGGAAGGGTTAATCAAAGCCATTTCCATTTTAGATGAGTTGATTGCAACCATCCGTGCATCAAAGGATAAAGCGGACGCTAAACGTCAGATTATGGATAAATACGACTTTACAGAGCCTCAAGCTGAAGCCATTGTTACCTTGCAGCTGTACCGGTTAACGAATACGGATGTTGTCCAGCTGGAAGAAGAAGCTAGCGAGTTGCGAGAACAAATGGAAAAACTGTCAGGAATTTTGGATAGTGAAAAGAAACTGCTGCAAACCATTAAAAACGATTTGAGACAAATCAAGAAAAAATTTGCTGATAACCGTCGTACACATATTGAAGATAAAGTGGAAGAGCTGAAAATCAATATCGAAGTAACCGTGGCAAGTGAAGATGTCTTGGTTTCCGTAACGAGAGACGGTTATGTGAAACGGACCAGTCTCCGGTCTTATGCGGCTTCCAATAATGAACATTTACCGCTGAAAGATGATGACCATCCAATCAGCCTGCTGGAGGTTAATACGACGGACGATATCATGCTGTTCACAACCAAAGGAAGATATATTCTTTGTGCTGTTCATGAGTTGCCTGATATTCGCTGGAAGGATATGGGGCAGCATATTTCACATATTGTCCCGCTGGAAAAAGAAGAACATTTGCTGAAGGTTATTCCTGTTCGTGATTTTAAGGAAGAACAAGGGTATTTAATGTTCTTCACCAAAAATGGCATGGTCAAACGAAGCGAATTCCAGCTTTATGAAGCACAACGTCGCGGGAAAGCATTAATTGCTTTAAATCTGAAAAACGATGATGAACTTGTTCATGTTACCCGGACAGACGGTCAGAAAGATCTGTTTATCACAACCAATAAAGGTTTTGGCCTATGGTATGAAGAAAATGAAGTTTCTATTGTCGGGCAAAGAGCAGCCGGAGTAAAATCTATTGCCCTAAAAGATGATGACTTCGTCGTTAATGGACAAGTTTTTGGCCCGGAAGCACCTAAAGATTTATTTATCATCACACAGCGCGGGGCCAGCAAACGTATGAAGTTAAAATCCTTTGAAAAATCCAGCCGGGCCAAGCGCGGATTAACCATGTTGAAGGAATTGAAGAAAAAACCGCACCGGATTCAAGGGTTCTTTATGGTAGATAAACAGGACATGATTTGCTATGAAACCAAAAATGGAGATACACAGAAAGTAAATCCACTAGAGTTTTCTGCATCCGACCGTTATGGAAATGGATCATTTATGTTTGATGCTGATCAAACAGGAGAAGTCATCGAAGTATATAAAGAAACCGTTTATGAAAAGCCATTTGAAGCTAACGAAGAAGAATCATAA
- the parE gene encoding DNA topoisomerase IV subunit B, translating to MENEYQYSDSSIQVLEGLDAVRKRPGMYIGSTDIRGLHHLVYEIVDNAVDEALAGHGNQITVTIHKDDSISVEDSGRGMPIGMHATGKPTIEVIFTVLHAGGKFGQGSYKTSGGLHGVGASVVNALSEWLVVTTYRDGHKYEQRFENGGHPATTLEDKGPSRKKGSCIHFKPDPTIFSITAFNFETISERLRESAFLLKGLKIELQDEHDGEHQVYQYPDGLESFVKWLNEEKDVLHPVVSFEGEQSEMEVDFAFQFNDGFAENMLSFVNHVRTRDGGTHEFGARTAITRTVNDYARRAGLLKEKDKNLEGTDIREGMTAVVSVRVPENKLQFEGQTKGKLGTTEARSAVDAVVSENLTYFLEENAETSSLLIKKSIRAKEAREAARKAREEARTGKKRKRKDSLLSGKLTPAQSKNPKKNELYLVEGDSAGGSAKQGRDRKFQAVLPLRGKVINTEKAKLEDVFKNEEISTVIHTIGAGVGGDFNMEDVQYDKIIIMTDADTDGAHIQVLLLTFFYRYMRPLVEAGKVFIALPPLFKITKGKGKQEKTRYAWDEEALQKAVKELKNGYDIQRYKGLGEMNADQLWETTMNPESRTLIRVSIDDIARAERRVTTLMGDKVEPRRKWIEGHVKFGLQEDGTILENENIHKED from the coding sequence GTGGAGAATGAATATCAATACTCTGACAGTTCCATCCAAGTGCTGGAAGGGCTGGATGCAGTACGAAAACGACCGGGAATGTATATCGGAAGTACAGATATTCGCGGATTACATCATCTTGTTTATGAAATTGTAGATAATGCTGTAGACGAGGCACTAGCTGGTCACGGCAATCAAATTACGGTAACCATACATAAAGATGACAGTATTTCTGTGGAGGACAGCGGCAGAGGAATGCCGATTGGAATGCATGCGACGGGAAAACCGACCATTGAAGTTATTTTTACGGTGTTGCATGCAGGCGGAAAATTTGGTCAAGGAAGTTATAAAACAAGTGGCGGATTGCACGGAGTAGGAGCCTCTGTCGTCAATGCTTTATCTGAATGGCTGGTAGTCACCACCTATCGTGACGGGCATAAGTATGAACAGCGTTTTGAAAATGGCGGGCATCCTGCAACCACATTAGAAGATAAAGGGCCTTCGAGAAAAAAAGGTTCTTGTATCCACTTTAAGCCGGATCCGACTATCTTCTCGATAACCGCATTTAATTTTGAAACCATTTCCGAACGTTTAAGAGAATCTGCCTTCCTTCTTAAAGGTTTGAAAATTGAACTGCAGGATGAGCATGACGGAGAACATCAGGTTTACCAATATCCTGATGGGCTGGAGTCTTTTGTAAAATGGCTGAATGAAGAAAAGGACGTGCTCCATCCGGTTGTCTCCTTTGAAGGGGAACAATCCGAAATGGAAGTTGACTTTGCTTTTCAATTCAATGATGGATTTGCTGAAAATATGCTTTCTTTTGTTAACCATGTACGAACCAGGGATGGCGGGACGCATGAATTCGGGGCAAGAACAGCCATTACTCGTACGGTAAATGATTATGCTAGAAGAGCCGGGCTTTTAAAAGAGAAAGATAAGAACTTGGAAGGAACGGATATCCGGGAAGGGATGACTGCCGTGGTATCTGTCCGGGTGCCGGAGAATAAGCTGCAATTTGAAGGGCAGACAAAAGGCAAATTAGGAACAACAGAGGCCCGTTCCGCTGTTGATGCGGTTGTTTCTGAAAACCTGACATACTTTTTAGAAGAAAATGCAGAGACTTCTTCCTTGCTGATCAAAAAATCTATCCGTGCCAAAGAAGCGCGGGAAGCTGCTAGAAAAGCGCGGGAAGAAGCCCGTACCGGGAAGAAACGAAAAAGAAAGGATTCGTTGTTGAGCGGGAAACTAACGCCGGCACAATCCAAAAACCCAAAGAAAAATGAGTTATACCTTGTTGAGGGAGACTCTGCAGGCGGTTCTGCAAAGCAGGGCCGTGACCGTAAATTCCAGGCTGTACTTCCGCTTAGAGGAAAGGTCATTAACACGGAAAAAGCAAAACTGGAAGATGTTTTTAAAAATGAAGAAATTTCAACGGTTATTCACACGATAGGCGCGGGCGTCGGCGGAGATTTTAATATGGAAGATGTCCAATATGATAAAATTATCATTATGACAGATGCAGATACGGACGGGGCACATATCCAGGTATTGTTGTTAACTTTTTTCTATCGTTATATGCGGCCTTTGGTGGAAGCAGGAAAAGTATTTATTGCACTTCCGCCGCTGTTTAAAATTACGAAAGGAAAAGGAAAACAGGAAAAAACACGTTATGCCTGGGATGAAGAAGCGCTCCAAAAAGCAGTAAAAGAACTAAAGAATGGTTATGATATCCAGCGCTATAAAGGACTTGGTGAAATGAATGCGGACCAATTGTGGGAGACAACCATGAACCCTGAATCCCGTACGCTTATCCGTGTCTCCATTGATGATATTGCCCGGGCGGAACGCAGAGTAACGACGTTAATGGGAGATAAAGTGGAACCCCGTCGTAAATGGATTGAAGGGCATGTTAAATTTGGTTTGCAAGAGGATGGAACCATTTTGGAAAATGAAAATATTCATAAAGAAGATTAG
- a CDS encoding CoA-binding protein: MSVENPSQERLKEILENAKTIAVVGLSANPERTSHQIAKRMQEEGYKIVPVNPTIDEVLGEKAYPSLTEVNEPIDIINVFRRPDQLMEVAKDAVQTDCKMFWAQQGIVNEEAYDYLKEHDFEVVMDLCIKVIHAVLLN, from the coding sequence ATGTCCGTTGAGAATCCAAGTCAAGAAAGATTAAAAGAAATCCTGGAGAATGCCAAGACCATCGCAGTTGTCGGTTTATCTGCTAATCCGGAAAGAACATCGCATCAAATTGCCAAAAGAATGCAGGAGGAAGGATATAAAATCGTTCCAGTTAACCCGACGATTGATGAGGTGCTTGGAGAAAAAGCGTATCCTTCATTAACAGAAGTTAATGAACCGATAGATATTATTAATGTTTTCCGCCGGCCGGATCAGCTGATGGAAGTTGCAAAGGATGCAGTACAAACAGACTGTAAAATGTTCTGGGCGCAGCAGGGGATTGTGAATGAAGAAGCTTATGATTATTTAAAGGAACATGATTTTGAAGTAGTGATGGATCTTTGTATAAAAGTGATACACGCCGTGTTATTGAATTAA
- a CDS encoding ABC transporter permease/substrate-binding protein: MNALIDVFQNRQDMLFQAIWEHLQISLISLGIAILIAVPIGIMLTRYPRVAEPIIGTSAVLQTIPSLAVLAFLIPFLGIGIQPAVVALILYGLLPILRNTYTGIAEVDPALQEAARGMGMNTRKQLMKVDLPIAMPVIMAGIRTSMVLIVGTTTIAALIGAGGLGDIILLGLDRGGDIPLVLLGAIPAALLAIILDFILRLFEKLSKNYGIKAFTAMLIVVVLVATIPFMIPSNQKGDIVIAGKLGAEPEIIMNLYKILIEEESDITVDLEPNLGKTDMVFNALQQGSIDIYPEFTGTVIVSMLDEQAESNEAEEVYAQARDGIKEAYNLELLEPMLFNNTYTVAVTEEFAEENNLRDISDLKTIEDQVTAGFTLEFNDRYDGYVGMKDLYNLDFNEVNTMDPGLRQEAISSGEVDVIDAYGTDSYMVELGLVSLGDSENLFPPYQGAPLMREDTLEQYPELEDILNQLSGQITDEEMQEMNYQVDYEDASAEDVARDYLTEKGFVE, encoded by the coding sequence ATGAACGCATTGATTGACGTGTTCCAGAACAGGCAGGATATGCTCTTTCAGGCTATTTGGGAGCATTTGCAAATTTCTTTAATTTCCCTTGGTATTGCTATTTTAATTGCTGTACCGATAGGCATTATGCTGACAAGATATCCGCGCGTTGCGGAACCTATCATTGGTACTTCAGCTGTTTTACAGACCATACCAAGTCTTGCTGTGCTTGCTTTTTTAATACCGTTTTTGGGAATTGGTATCCAGCCGGCGGTCGTTGCACTTATTCTTTATGGACTGCTGCCCATTCTCCGAAATACATACACCGGAATAGCCGAAGTAGACCCGGCTTTACAGGAAGCTGCCAGAGGCATGGGGATGAATACAAGAAAGCAATTAATGAAGGTGGATCTACCAATTGCAATGCCTGTTATTATGGCAGGTATCCGTACCTCCATGGTTCTTATCGTGGGGACAACAACCATCGCGGCTTTAATTGGTGCCGGCGGTCTTGGAGATATTATTTTACTTGGGTTAGACCGTGGAGGAGATATTCCGCTTGTATTATTGGGGGCCATTCCAGCTGCTTTATTAGCTATTATACTTGATTTTATTCTGCGCTTATTTGAGAAGCTGTCTAAAAATTACGGAATCAAAGCTTTTACAGCAATGTTGATTGTTGTTGTTTTAGTTGCAACTATTCCGTTTATGATTCCGAGCAATCAAAAAGGGGATATTGTGATAGCCGGGAAATTAGGAGCAGAGCCGGAAATCATCATGAATCTGTATAAAATATTAATCGAAGAGGAAAGCGATATTACCGTTGATTTAGAACCGAACCTCGGAAAAACAGATATGGTATTTAACGCACTGCAGCAAGGCAGCATTGATATTTACCCGGAATTTACAGGAACCGTTATTGTTTCGATGCTTGATGAACAGGCGGAATCCAATGAAGCAGAAGAAGTATATGCACAAGCAAGGGATGGCATCAAAGAAGCATATAATTTGGAACTTTTAGAGCCAATGTTGTTTAATAATACGTATACGGTAGCAGTGACAGAAGAATTTGCAGAAGAAAATAATCTGCGTGATATCTCTGACTTGAAGACAATTGAAGATCAGGTGACAGCCGGTTTCACATTAGAGTTTAATGACCGCTATGATGGTTATGTCGGGATGAAGGATCTTTATAATCTGGATTTTAATGAGGTAAATACGATGGATCCAGGTCTGCGTCAGGAAGCCATTTCCAGTGGAGAGGTAGATGTGATTGATGCTTATGGAACAGACAGCTATATGGTAGAATTAGGGCTGGTATCCTTGGGAGACTCTGAAAACTTGTTCCCGCCATATCAGGGTGCTCCGTTAATGCGTGAAGATACGTTAGAACAGTATCCAGAACTGGAGGACATACTGAATCAGCTGAGCGGGCAAATTACAGATGAGGAAATGCAGGAGATGAATTACCAAGTGGATTATGAGGATGCATCTGCAGAAGATGTTGCCAGAGATTATTTGACAGAAAAAGGCTTTGTGGAATAA
- a CDS encoding ABC transporter ATP-binding protein, which produces MITFDDVTKTYPDGTTAVNQFNLTVEKGEFMTLIGPSGCGKTTTMKMINRLIDPSEGTIYIDGKPVSDYSIHELRWNIGYVLQQIALFPHMTIQENIQVVPELLKWKKGEVDKRTDELLDMVGLDPSTFKKRYPLELSGGQQQRIGVIRALAADPDIVLMDEPFSALDPISREQLQIDIDKLQKEIKKTIVFVTHDMDEALKMSDRICLMREGSVVQCGSPEQLMKHPQNGFVEEFIGNRQSPWLKSIQDVMKKEEQPVLEQTPENSVTIPAKSTLEDAYAIIHSANQTDFPVVDNNQKVVGTVTRDELLQYFYQQEKEGASVL; this is translated from the coding sequence ATGATTACTTTTGATGATGTTACAAAAACATACCCGGATGGTACAACCGCTGTCAATCAATTTAATCTGACAGTGGAAAAGGGTGAATTTATGACATTAATCGGTCCCAGCGGCTGCGGAAAAACAACGACAATGAAGATGATTAACCGCCTGATTGATCCATCTGAAGGGACGATATACATAGACGGAAAACCGGTAAGTGACTATTCCATTCATGAATTACGATGGAATATTGGATACGTCCTGCAGCAGATTGCCTTATTTCCCCATATGACTATTCAGGAAAATATCCAGGTGGTTCCTGAACTATTGAAGTGGAAAAAAGGAGAAGTAGATAAACGGACGGATGAGTTATTGGATATGGTAGGGCTAGACCCGTCTACTTTTAAAAAACGTTATCCGCTGGAATTGTCTGGTGGCCAGCAGCAGCGTATCGGTGTTATCCGGGCATTGGCTGCAGATCCGGACATTGTTTTAATGGACGAGCCGTTCAGTGCACTTGATCCAATCAGCAGGGAACAATTACAAATCGATATCGACAAATTGCAAAAAGAAATAAAAAAGACGATTGTGTTTGTAACACATGATATGGATGAGGCATTAAAAATGAGTGACCGGATTTGTTTAATGAGAGAAGGAAGTGTAGTACAGTGCGGCTCACCGGAGCAATTAATGAAGCACCCCCAAAATGGTTTTGTGGAAGAATTTATCGGAAACCGACAATCACCGTGGCTGAAATCTATTCAGGATGTAATGAAAAAAGAGGAACAGCCTGTACTTGAACAGACACCGGAAAACAGCGTGACGATTCCTGCAAAAAGTACACTGGAAGATGCATATGCCATCATCCATTCGGCAAACCAGACGGACTTTCCGGTAGTAGATAATAATCAAAAAGTCGTCGGAACAGTGACAAGGGACGAACTCCTTCAATACTTCTATCAGCAGGAGAAGGAAGGAGCGAGTGTTTTATGA
- the plsY gene encoding glycerol-3-phosphate 1-O-acyltransferase PlsY, producing MDYIIFGIIAYLLGSIPFALVIGKIGYKIDIREHGSGNLGATNAFRVLGFKAGSIVILGDILKGTTAAVLPQLFNADAYPLIIGIIAVLGHTYPVFAKFKGGKAVATSGGMILGINPILFIIMIATFLLSLYLSKYVSLSSMITGVVAFFASLFFQNTGLTIVILILTIFVAYRHWANIKRIINGTEPKITWM from the coding sequence ATGGATTATATTATTTTCGGGATCATTGCTTATCTCTTAGGATCTATTCCATTCGCCTTAGTCATTGGCAAGATTGGTTATAAAATAGACATTCGTGAACATGGAAGCGGTAATCTTGGAGCTACTAATGCCTTCCGCGTACTTGGTTTTAAAGCAGGAAGCATTGTCATTCTGGGTGACATTTTAAAAGGGACGACAGCAGCTGTGTTGCCGCAATTATTTAACGCCGATGCTTATCCATTAATTATTGGTATTATTGCTGTTTTAGGACATACTTATCCGGTTTTTGCTAAATTTAAGGGCGGCAAAGCGGTCGCAACATCCGGCGGAATGATTCTGGGGATTAATCCTATCTTATTTATTATTATGATTGCAACATTCTTACTTTCGTTATATCTATCTAAGTATGTTTCCCTTTCCTCTATGATCACAGGGGTTGTTGCCTTTTTTGCATCCTTGTTTTTCCAAAACACCGGATTAACCATTGTTATCCTGATATTAACCATTTTTGTAGCGTATCGGCATTGGGCTAACATTAAACGAATCATAAATGGAACAGAGCCTAAAATAACTTGGATGTAA
- the folE2 gene encoding GTP cyclohydrolase FolE2, protein MQQLNTIPLKKLPSKEERHKLFGSVPPGEKKKPTDKNKMADLQNVKRDFLFDLDAVGVSNVKYPVRVLSGQAPSEQTTVGTFTFSSSIPANSKGTNMSRFMELLEQYHQNGFTVSVDALKQFTKELAMKLEQTDATISVSFPWFYERKAPYSSAAGLNHAEASVSVCYSVNKGYQINVSLNVQITTLCPCSKEISEYSAHNQRGNVTIEAELDSDFSNADGDWKVLLLEAAESNASARLHPVLKRPDEKMVTESAYENPRFVEDIVRLVAADLYELPAVMQFHVACRNEESIHMHDAIASVTYDKRNRQG, encoded by the coding sequence ATGCAACAATTAAACACGATTCCATTAAAAAAACTTCCTTCAAAGGAAGAAAGACATAAATTATTTGGTTCTGTACCGCCTGGTGAGAAGAAAAAACCGACTGACAAAAACAAAATGGCTGATTTGCAAAATGTGAAACGCGATTTTCTTTTTGATTTAGATGCCGTCGGTGTTTCTAATGTAAAATACCCTGTCCGTGTTTTAAGCGGACAAGCACCATCTGAACAAACCACTGTGGGCACATTCACATTTTCATCCAGTATCCCTGCAAATAGTAAAGGAACGAATATGAGCCGTTTCATGGAACTGCTGGAACAATATCATCAAAATGGTTTTACTGTTTCTGTGGATGCATTAAAACAGTTTACAAAGGAATTGGCTATGAAACTGGAACAGACAGATGCAACGATTTCCGTCAGCTTTCCCTGGTTTTATGAGCGTAAAGCACCGTATAGTTCTGCAGCCGGGTTAAACCATGCGGAAGCCTCTGTTTCCGTTTGTTATTCCGTCAACAAGGGGTATCAGATTAATGTTTCTTTAAATGTGCAAATCACAACATTATGCCCCTGCTCCAAAGAAATCAGCGAATACAGCGCTCATAATCAACGTGGTAATGTAACAATCGAAGCAGAACTGGACTCTGATTTTTCCAATGCAGATGGGGATTGGAAGGTTCTTTTATTAGAAGCCGCTGAAAGTAATGCAAGTGCCAGACTCCATCCTGTTTTGAAAAGACCGGATGAAAAAATGGTAACAGAATCTGCCTATGAAAATCCCCGATTTGTGGAGGATATTGTTCGTTTAGTTGCTGCTGATTTATATGAATTACCTGCCGTCATGCAGTTTCATGTAGCCTGTCGTAATGAAGAGTCGATTCATATGCATGATGCTATTGCTTCTGTCACCTATGATAAACGCAACAGACAAGGGTGA
- the yidD gene encoding membrane protein insertion efficiency factor YidD produces MKYIFIGLIRFYQLAISPFTPASCRFYPTCSAYALEAFRRFGFFKGAILSIKRISKCHPFHAGGVDYVPEKVEKKKHP; encoded by the coding sequence ATGAAATATATTTTTATAGGGCTGATCCGCTTTTACCAGCTTGCTATCAGCCCTTTCACACCAGCAAGCTGCCGTTTTTATCCAACTTGTTCCGCTTACGCATTGGAAGCGTTTCGACGTTTTGGTTTTTTTAAAGGGGCTATATTATCTATAAAAAGAATTAGTAAATGCCATCCATTTCATGCAGGAGGCGTGGATTACGTTCCGGAAAAGGTTGAAAAGAAAAAGCATCCTTAA
- a CDS encoding HesB/YadR/YfhF family protein, which yields MEITVSEQAANWYKEELDLQDEQNVRFFPRYGGVGGRIAGFSLGIKAEAPENESASTKVNDILFFIEESDDWYFEGADLSVTYDDSSEEPKIEYLERQE from the coding sequence ATGGAAATAACAGTATCTGAACAAGCCGCAAATTGGTATAAAGAAGAGTTAGACTTACAAGATGAACAAAATGTTCGGTTCTTCCCGAGATATGGTGGAGTCGGCGGCAGAATAGCGGGATTTTCACTCGGTATTAAAGCGGAAGCACCCGAAAATGAATCGGCATCGACAAAGGTGAATGACATTCTATTTTTTATTGAAGAATCAGATGACTGGTATTTTGAAGGTGCTGATTTGTCCGTTACTTATGATGATTCCAGTGAAGAACCTAAAATAGAATATCTAGAAAGACAAGAATAG